The genomic region ACGTCGACTTCGAGGGAAAACTTTTCCTTTACCAACGCATTGTACCTGCTGCATCGCTCAGCCTGATTCTTCTTCAGTTCATAGGTACGCTTGACTTCCTGAAGGATGGTATCGACCTGTGCGATGTTTTCGTCGGTCTTGATCAGTTTCCGCTCAGCCTCCTTGCCTTGTACCTTATAGCGGGAAATTCCTGCTGCTTCCTCAAATATATAACGTCTGTCTTCGGGCTTGGTAGAAAGTATCTGGTCAATCTTACCCTGTTCAAGGATAGAATAGGCACTTTTACCGACACCGGTATCCATGAACAGTTCCCGGATATTCTTGAGCAGGACCTTTTCCCTGTTGAGATAGTATTCACTCTCTCCGCTCCTGAATATCCTTCTTTTTATTTCAATCTCACTATCATCAATAGTAAGGTAATGCTGCTCATTGCTTATAACCAAAGTTACTTCAGCCATCGTCATCGGCTTACGGGTATCGGTCCCGTTGAAGATGACATCTTCCATCCTGCCGGCTCTGAGTGTCTTCGTCGATTGTTCTCCCAATACCCATTTGATGGCATCTACAATGTTGCTTTTTCCACATCCATTAGGGCCAAGAAGGCTGGTAATCCCATCGGAGAAATCAAGGCGTGTCTTATCTGCAAAGGATTTGAATCCGAAGATCTCGAGACTTTTTAAGAACAAGATAATTTCCTTCTCCGGCAAGACCGGAAGCATACAGAGGCTGCTCGGCTCCCCAAGAAGAGCACATGGAAAGCATAGCAGATTTATAAAGCCGGCGTCAATTAAACATGGCTTGAAGTGACAGGACAATGGGGATAAGCTAGTCAAAAAAAGGAAATTGCAGAAATGCCACAATTTCAGATACAAACAGAAAAAGAAGCAAAAACAATCATCGTCGGTCTAGACGAAGCAGGCAGGGGGCCATTGGTGGGTCCGGTCTATGCCGGTGCCGTAGTCCTTCCCCAGGATTTTCCTCTAGGATGTCTCAACGATTCAAAGAAACTGTCAAAGGAAAAACGGGCAGAAGCAGAGGCAATCATCAAGGAAAAAGCCCTGGCATGGGCTACGGCCTTTGCAACGCATGAGGAAATCGACCATATCAATATATTGCAGGCCAGCATGCTGGCGATGAAGCGTGCATTCATGAAAGTCAGCCAGCAACTGGAAGAAAAAGGCTTCCATGCAGACCTTGCCTTGGTAGACGGTAACCGTTGCCCCGACCTACCGGTAGAAACGAAGGCTTTCGTAAAAGGAGATGCAACCTACCCGCCTATCATGGCAGCATCAATCCTTGCAAAACAGGAAAGGGATCGGATAATGGTGCTATGTGCAGAGAAATGGCCAGGCTACGGCCTTGAAAGACATATGGGCTATCCTACGAAGGCACACAGGAAAGCAATTGCACTGCTGGGACCGTTGCCGATCCAAAGAAAAAGCTTCCGCACTGTGCCACCTAAAAGCGAAGCACAAGGGAAGCTGTTTTCCGACATCTGAATCTGGTCCTATTCTTCCTCGCCGTTGTTATCATAGTCGTCGTTTTCTTCCCTACGATAGGACCGGCGTTCCTTGCCATGGATCTTGATGTAGTCAAGTGATTTCTGGAATTCCCTGATGAATTCGCCCATATCTTCCTGATAAACCAGAATTGATTGACGAATGAATCTGTTGGATTCTATATCACCCTTGCTTTCTACGATATTGAGATACAACTCACCATAAACGTTTTCTTTGACGTTGAAAAAATACGTCCTGTCATTCTTGACCAACCTGGTCGAAAAAACTTCTCCGCGCTGTCCCATATGCTTCCTCACTTGCAATTGATAAAAAACCAGCCTATCCTCGGCCTGAGCCCCTGTCAGTTTATTCTTTTCAATGGATCACAGGGGAAAAAAAGCTCTGCAAGCTACATAAGGCCTGCAGAGCAGCCTAAGCGCCCTACGGGGGTCGAACCCGCATCTCCAGCTTGGAAGGCTGGGGTAATACCGCTATACGAAAGGCGCGCGACATTGGTGATAATAGTAAACTGGAAATATTACGTCAAGTAGAACCAGGAAAATTCCCTGGATTTTTATCAAATCAAAGCACCCGCCTCCAAAAAGGAGAACGGGTGCTTGTCTCCCTGCAGCCGTATGATTACTTCTGGAGGGTGATAGGCGTGCCATAGTAGGCGGCCTTGTAGATCATCTTCACATCAGCAACAGTAGGATGTCCCGGATTTGTCAGCGTGCAGGGATCTTCAAATGCATGCTGGCTCATTCTGTCAAGCACAGCCTCGAACTTTTCGGGAGTAATTGCAACTTCCTTGCAGTCCTTGAAGTTTGTAGGAATACCGACCTTTGCGTTGATCTCCTCGACATTCTTTGCAAAATCAGGAATGCGCAGCTGCTTTTCACCGAAAGCGTACTTATCCGTGAACTGCTTGTTGTAAGCAATGATATAAGGAAGCAGGATTGCATTGGCAAGTCCGTGGGTAACACCGAATTCCCCGCCGATCTTATGGGCAAGCGAATGTACCAGGCCCAAGGAAGCATTGGTAAATGCCATGCCAGCCAGAGCAGAAGCTTCATGCATCTTCAACCTTGCGTCAAGGTCGTCGCCCTTTGCATATGCCGTAGGCAGGTTGTCGGTAACAAGGCGGATTGCTTCCAATGCATACGGATCCGTAAAGGGAGTTGCTGCAGTAGAAACAAGTGCTTCCAATGCATGGCACATGACATCCATGCCGGTATTGGCAGTAATGTGCGGGGGCATCGTCCTGGGTAAATCTGGATCAAGGATAGCCATATCAGGAACCATCTCACCAGATACCAGAGGATATTTGATATGATTTTCAGGATCAGTAATGACGGAGAATGCAGTAATCTCACTTGCAGTGCCGCTTGTGGACGGAATAGCAATGAATTTGGCCTTGTTCCTGAGTGCAGGCATGGAACCTACAGGAAGAAGCTGTTCAAAAGTCACTTCCGGATGCTCATAGAAACACCACATGACCTTGGCCGCATCAATTGCAGAACCACCGCCGATGGCAATGATCCAATCAGGCTTGAAGTCAAGCATTGCCTTTGCACCACGTTTGACAGTTGCAACCGAAGGGTTTGGTTCGACACCATCAATAAGAATAGCCTCTATGCCACCTTTCTTCAGAATTGCCGTGACCTTGTCGATGAAACCGAACCGCTTCATTGAACTACCACCGGTAACCAAGGCTGCCTTCTTTCCTTTCAACCCGGCAAGCTTTTCAAGTGAACCTTCTCCATAGTAGATTTCACGGGGAACAGAATAGCTCATTATACTCATCTTACATCTCCTTAGACAGGCAACTGCTGTCATCGATTTTCTTTTGGAACTACCTTCGGCTTATCTCCGATGGCTGCTTCCTTTTCTCTTTCGACTATAACATAGCAATCTGACGCAGTAGAGTCAATAGATAAATATATATTTTTATCTATATTCTGATTTTTTTTCTTTCAAAAGCGTTTTTAAGCAACCAGATAGGTATTATATGTCCAATTTTTTCAATAATTAGCCATCAATATATGAATCCAAACACATTTTCATTCTTTTTGTTCAATTCAAAATAAAAATGCCGTTGGCAATGATATTACCATTCCTGCTATATCGGCGAGGAAAATATCCTGCTCCAGTTGTGTTCTTTCCTCCTGATAGACTCAAAATTCCATAGCCGAAACCATCGGAAAATGAATCGCCATCTTTGAAGAAAGGAAATTTTGCTGTATCATGGTCGGCATGGAAGATTTATTCACTCGATATGCAGATTTGGTCTGTACACGTCAGCTGCAGCTGACAGCCGGAGACAAGCTTTCCATCCACAGTGAGGAAGCCACATTGTCATTTGCAAGAGATTTGGCAAAACTTGCTTCTGGATATACCAGGACCACTGTCAATATAGTGGTTACCGAAAAAGGACGAGTCAAGGAAATTGTTCCCATGGAACCTGATATCCCTGAAATGCTCAAGCTGGATGGCAAGACCCCTATCCTATGCCGCATCCTCAGCATGGAAAACCAGCCGTTGTTTGATGATGAGGATCCCTTCAAGATTGCAAAGGAAGCTGCTTCACTCAGCAGATACAACATGCTCGGAGAGCCTTTGGTCCTTGACCGACGGGTTGCTGTACCATGGGCAGTAGTTCCCGTTCCTGGCATGAATCTGCTTCTTGCACTGGAAGAAAATGCTGACAGCGAAGATCCTATCAGGTTATTGGAAATCCTGTATCGGCTCAGCATGGAGAATCCCGGAACGTTCTGGGACAACCAGAAGCAGCTCCTTGCACAAAGACGGCAGCAACTGGACAGCTTTGGTTCCCAAGCCCTGTTCCACATCCAGGGAAATGATACGGATTTCACCTGCAGGAAAGCAAAAAGGACCTGCTGGCAAGGCGGAGAAATCACTTTGGCAAGCGGCAGGACATTCCTGCCTTCCCTTCCCTGCCAGCATCTTCATGCCACGTTGGACGGCAGTTCGGCAGACGGTACGGTAACAGCATCCAGACCATTCATTGTCCTGGGAAAGTTCGTCAGGAACGCTACATTCAAGTTGGAACATGGCAGGGTCGTATCATTCGATGCCGAGGAAGGCAAGGATGCCTTGGCAGCTTTTTTCGGCGCCGACCTGAATGCAAACGTCGCCAGTACATTGAGCCTGGCAGACGAAGGGACAAGCGAATCATTGCATCTCAGGAAAGGTGTCCATCCTGTTTTCACGATCGAATCGACAGCCTGCCTGACTTTCGGGGCAATACAGACCGATACGCTTCTCGGGCAAAAAGATATGGATGACCTGGAACAGGATGAAATAAAAAGTTGCCTGGTCAGGCTGGTCATGCCTATCGGCACGCCAGACATGAAGGTAACTGTAACAGAAGAAGACGGAATCGAACATATGCTCATGTTGGATGGCAACTTTGAAGCATAGAAAGCAGTTCCGTCGATGTTTTACTTGCTTACCTGCCGTTGGTTGAGGTCATTGATCAGCTTGAGCCCATTGAGTGTATGGAGAGGATCGACCTCATCAAGGCAGGGAATCAGGGATGCAATGGTCTTCGAAAGCCCACCTGTCGCCATGACATGCAACTTTCCACCTATCTGTTTCTCAGTCCTTGCTATCATGGATTCGACCAGGCCCGCATAACCGAGCATGATTCCTGAACGTATTGATTCATCGGTAGTACGCCCCATCGACACTTTCGGAATCTTGAGCTCTACCTGCGGCAACTGGGCAGTCTGCCCGAACAAAGCATTCACGGCAGTTACCAGTCCTGGTGCAATCGCCGCACCGATCACATCGCCGTCAGCACCGACACAGCTTATAGTCAAAGCAGTCCCAAAATCAACGATTGCAACAGGCATATCAGGATGCAGATGATGCCCCCATGCCAAATTACAGAGAATATCAGTACCGAGCTCCGGAGGAATCGTCTCTCTTGCCAGGCCAGCCTTCACATCAAGGGTCACCATCAATGGCTGGATATTGAACAAGCGGATGATATTCTTCTGCAACGCCCTGGACAGATTCGGTACTACAGATGAGATGACCGCTTGGTCAACCTTGCTGACAAGACGAGGCCGTTCGCTGTGTGCAATCAGACTTTCCAGCATGACAAAGTATTCATCGCTTGTCTTGCTTCCGTCAGTATGTATACGCCAGGTCTCTACCCATGATGTACCATCATGGACAGCAATGACAATATTCGTATTTCCGATATCAACTGCACACAACATTCTCTGCCACCTTAGATTGAAACCGTATGGGCAGTATCACTATACAGCTTGTCACGCAGTTCGTTGACCCCCTCGTCAACCAGATATTCGTCAAAGCTCATCATCCGGTCAATGATACCGTTCGGAGTTATTTCAATGATCCGATTGGCTATGGTATTGACGAACTGATGGTCATGGCTGTTGAACAGGAGTACTCCGGTAAAGTCTATCAGTCCATTGTTCAATGCAGTGATGGATTCCAAGTCAAGATGCGAAGTCGGCTCGTCCATCAGCAGGCAATTGGCACCTTCCAGCATCAGCTTCGAAAGCACACAACGTACCTTTTCACCCCCAGAAAGGACAGTACAGTCCTTCAGTGCCTCATCGCCGCTGAAAAGCATGCGGCCCAGGAAACTTCTGATATAGGTATCGTCCTTGATCTCAGGTGAATATTGCCTGAGCCAATCTGTAATAGACAGATGTTCCTTGAACATTGAAGAATTGTCCTTGGGATAATAGGAAAGACTGGTCGTCACTCCCCATGAAAAAGTTCCTTCAAACTCAGTATCTTTTCCGCTGAGTATATCAAACAGGACAGTCTTGGCCTGATGCATGGGCCCGACAAAGGCAATCTTGTCCCCAGCGTTCACCGTAAGGGAAAAATCATTGAGCAACATCTCGCCATCTGATTTTTTGGTAAGGTCCCTGACATCAAGGATGTTCCTGCCGCACTCCCTGACAGGCTTGAACGCCACATAAGGGAATCTCCTGCTGCTTGGCTTGATATCATCGATGGTCAGTTTGTCGATCAGCTTTTTCCTGCTGGTCGCCTGCTTGGCCTTGGCAGCATTGGAACTGAACCGTTGGATAAAGTCCTTCAACTCAGCAATCTTGTCTTCCCTTCGCTTCTTTTCATCCTTCATCTGCTTTGCGGCAAGCTGACTGGAGAAATACCAGAAGTCATAGTTGCCGACATACAGCTGTATCCTTGAAAAGTCGATATCAGCAATATGAGTACAGACACTGTTGAGAAAGTGACGGTCATGGGAAACTACAATGACCGTGTTATTGAAATTTTCGAGGAAGTTTTCAAGCCATTGGATGGATTCCAGATCCAAGTGGTTTGTCGGTTCATCCAGGAGCAGGATATCAGGATTACCGAACAATGCCTGGGCAAGCAAGACCCTGACCTTGACATTGTCTTCAACCTCAGCCATCAGTTTCGTATGCTTGTCAGTCGTTATGCCAAGGCCATCCAGCAGCTGAGCTGCTTCAGCTTCGGCTTCCCATCCGCCAAGATCATTGAATTCGCCTTCCAGTTCTGCAGCCCTTATGCCGTCTTCTTC from Spirochaetia bacterium harbors:
- a CDS encoding DUF3276 family protein, encoding MGQRGEVFSTRLVKNDRTYFFNVKENVYGELYLNIVESKGDIESNRFIRQSILVYQEDMGEFIREFQKSLDYIKIHGKERRSYRREENDDYDNNGEEE
- a CDS encoding type III pantothenate kinase, whose product is MLCAVDIGNTNIVIAVHDGTSWVETWRIHTDGSKTSDEYFVMLESLIAHSERPRLVSKVDQAVISSVVPNLSRALQKNIIRLFNIQPLMVTLDVKAGLARETIPPELGTDILCNLAWGHHLHPDMPVAIVDFGTALTISCVGADGDVIGAAIAPGLVTAVNALFGQTAQLPQVELKIPKVSMGRTTDESIRSGIMLGYAGLVESMIARTEKQIGGKLHVMATGGLSKTIASLIPCLDEVDPLHTLNGLKLINDLNQRQVSK
- a CDS encoding ribonuclease HII, with product MPQFQIQTEKEAKTIIVGLDEAGRGPLVGPVYAGAVVLPQDFPLGCLNDSKKLSKEKRAEAEAIIKEKALAWATAFATHEEIDHINILQASMLAMKRAFMKVSQQLEEKGFHADLALVDGNRCPDLPVETKAFVKGDATYPPIMAASILAKQERDRIMVLCAEKWPGYGLERHMGYPTKAHRKAIALLGPLPIQRKSFRTVPPKSEAQGKLFSDI
- a CDS encoding aminopeptidase, which translates into the protein MEDLFTRYADLVCTRQLQLTAGDKLSIHSEEATLSFARDLAKLASGYTRTTVNIVVTEKGRVKEIVPMEPDIPEMLKLDGKTPILCRILSMENQPLFDDEDPFKIAKEAASLSRYNMLGEPLVLDRRVAVPWAVVPVPGMNLLLALEENADSEDPIRLLEILYRLSMENPGTFWDNQKQLLAQRRQQLDSFGSQALFHIQGNDTDFTCRKAKRTCWQGGEITLASGRTFLPSLPCQHLHATLDGSSADGTVTASRPFIVLGKFVRNATFKLEHGRVVSFDAEEGKDALAAFFGADLNANVASTLSLADEGTSESLHLRKGVHPVFTIESTACLTFGAIQTDTLLGQKDMDDLEQDEIKSCLVRLVMPIGTPDMKVTVTEEDGIEHMLMLDGNFEA
- a CDS encoding iron-containing alcohol dehydrogenase: MMSYSVPREIYYGEGSLEKLAGLKGKKAALVTGGSSMKRFGFIDKVTAILKKGGIEAILIDGVEPNPSVATVKRGAKAMLDFKPDWIIAIGGGSAIDAAKVMWCFYEHPEVTFEQLLPVGSMPALRNKAKFIAIPSTSGTASEITAFSVITDPENHIKYPLVSGEMVPDMAILDPDLPRTMPPHITANTGMDVMCHALEALVSTAATPFTDPYALEAIRLVTDNLPTAYAKGDDLDARLKMHEASALAGMAFTNASLGLVHSLAHKIGGEFGVTHGLANAILLPYIIAYNKQFTDKYAFGEKQLRIPDFAKNVEEINAKVGIPTNFKDCKEVAITPEKFEAVLDRMSQHAFEDPCTLTNPGHPTVADVKMIYKAAYYGTPITLQK
- a CDS encoding ATP-binding cassette domain-containing protein, with translation MITASNISLAFGTQVLFKEVNIKFTPGNCYGVIGANGAGKSTFLKILSGEIEPDTGEIIITPGERMTMLRQDHFAFQSHTVLETVIMGYDRLYTIMREREAIYAKEDFSEEDGIRAAELEGEFNDLGGWEAEAEAAQLLDGLGITTDKHTKLMAEVEDNVKVRVLLAQALFGNPDILLLDEPTNHLDLESIQWLENFLENFNNTVIVVSHDRHFLNSVCTHIADIDFSRIQLYVGNYDFWYFSSQLAAKQMKDEKKRREDKIAELKDFIQRFSSNAAKAKQATSRKKLIDKLTIDDIKPSSRRFPYVAFKPVRECGRNILDVRDLTKKSDGEMLLNDFSLTVNAGDKIAFVGPMHQAKTVLFDILSGKDTEFEGTFSWGVTTSLSYYPKDNSSMFKEHLSITDWLRQYSPEIKDDTYIRSFLGRMLFSGDEALKDCTVLSGGEKVRCVLSKLMLEGANCLLMDEPTSHLDLESITALNNGLIDFTGVLLFNSHDHQFVNTIANRIIEITPNGIIDRMMSFDEYLVDEGVNELRDKLYSDTAHTVSI